A single Thermoplasmatales archaeon DNA region contains:
- a CDS encoding DUF998 domain-containing protein, protein MENREDKSKALIVFGIAAPVFTLLLIWINIFLFPGGFSWYKNALSDLGVHTYSYLFNYAVTAGGLMIAVFAYGMYRKGFSNVPTTVLLIIGAIGLSMVGRFNENADPHVHLISALFYFLFFPIGIIYYSLTYALKHLALVPVGLVMAAISLIAIITGIIQSVTDFIYTGFGLGLFEMIEAVALSVWIIVVSVYFLSPERP, encoded by the coding sequence ATGGAGAATAGAGAAGATAAATCTAAAGCGCTGATCGTATTTGGTATTGCTGCTCCTGTTTTTACACTTTTGCTCATATGGATTAATATTTTTCTTTTTCCTGGTGGTTTCTCATGGTACAAAAATGCACTGAGTGACCTTGGCGTTCATACTTATTCTTATCTTTTCAACTACGCAGTGACTGCAGGGGGGCTGATGATAGCCGTATTTGCCTACGGAATGTACAGAAAAGGTTTCTCGAATGTACCCACAACTGTGCTTTTGATAATAGGAGCCATAGGTCTTTCAATGGTTGGGCGCTTCAACGAGAACGCCGACCCCCATGTGCATCTTATATCTGCTCTGTTCTATTTCCTATTCTTCCCTATAGGAATAATATACTACAGTCTGACATATGCATTGAAGCATCTGGCACTAGTTCCTGTTGGGCTCGTCATGGCAGCCATATCTCTTATTGCCATCATTACGGGCATAATACAAAGTGTTACAGATTTTATTTATACTGGATTCGGGCTGGGACTTTTCGAGATGATAGAAGCAGTGGCACTTTCAGTTTGGATCATAGTTGTCTCTGTCTATTTCCTATCGCCAGAAAGGCCTTAG